TGCGGCCCGGCAGACCCTTGGCGCGCGCGGTGCGGATGAAGTTGCCCGACAGCACTTCGATCATGCTGCCGCGCATCACGCGCGCGATCCCGGCGACGTTGATGATGACGAGCAGCACGATCGGCAGGACGCGATAGCGCCACTCGCCTTCGCCCCAACCGCCGGCCGGCAGCCAGCCGTGGCCTTCGGAAGTCTTCAGCAGGATCGCGAAGACCCACACCAGCACCGGCCCGAGCACGAACGGCGGCACCACGTTGCCGATATTGCCGAGCACCATCACGAAGTGATCGATGAAGCGGTCTCGTCGCACTGCGGCGAGCGTGCCGAGCGTGACGCCGATCACCAGCGCGATCGGCACCGACACGCCGCCCACCCCGAGGCTCACCGGCAACGCCTTCCACACCAGGTCGTTGACCGACCAGTCGGCGTAACGGAACGACGGACCGAGATCGCCGTGCAGTAACGAGCCGAGATAGTGGAGGTACTGCAGCCACAGCGGTTCGTCGAGGTGATACTTGGCGTTGAGGTTCGCGAGCACGGCCGCCGACAGGTGTTTCTCCGTGTCGAACGGCCCGCCCGGGGTGAGGTGCAGCAGCAGATAGCACGCGGTGATCACGGCGAGAATCGTCGGGATCGCCCAGAGCGTGCGGCGCAGCGTGTAAGCCAGCATGACGGTGCTCCCGCGCTTAGTGCTTGATCAGATACATGTCTTGCGTGGCGCGCTGGTCGACGTAATTGGTCGACGTGTAGCCGCCGACATACGGCTTGACCAGCCGGTCCGCCGAGTACTGGAAGAGCGACACCAGCGGGTAGTCGTTCATGGCCAGATCGTGCGCCTGCGTGAGCAGGGCGGTGCGCTTCGCGTCGTCGAGCTGCTGGTTGCCTTCGTCGACCAGCTTGTCGACCTGCGGGTTGCAGTAGCGCTGATCGTTCTGCACGCTGTTGCAGCGTATCAGGTCGAAAAACGAGTTGGCGTCGTTGTAGTCGACAAACCAGCCGTCGCGCGAGGCCTGCACCTTGCCGTCGTGGCGTTGCTTGAGCAGTACCTTGTATTCGACGTTTTCGAGCCTTGCGGTCACGCCGAGCTTGGTGCGCCATTCCGAGGTGGCAAACAGCGCGACCTTCTTGTGCAGGTCGTTGGTGTTGTAGGTGAGCGTGAACGTCAGCGGCTTCGCGTCCGAATAGCCGGCGGCTTTCAGAAGATTGCGCGCGTAGTCGACACGCTTCGCCATCGGCCAGCTTGCCCACTCAGGCGTGAAGACGTTCGCGCCTTCCGTGCCCTTGGCGATCAGGCCGTACATCGGCACTTCGCCGTCGGCCGTCAGGCGCTTGGTCAGCAGGTCGCGGTCCAGCACCATCGCCAGCGCCTGGCGCACGCGCTTGTCCTTGAACGCCGGGTCGTCGTTGTTCAGGCTGTAGTAATAAGTGGCGATCTGCAGGCCGGTTTTCAGTTCGGAGCCGAACTGCCTGCTGACTTGCGCGTAGATGCCGGACGGAATCGAATAGGTGTAGTCGAACTGGCCGGCCTGGTACATGCGCATTGCCGTTTCGTCGTTTTCGATCGGCAAATAGGTCACTTTCGTGATCACGACCTTGGCGGCGTTCCAGTATGTGCTGCTTTTGGATGCGACCAGGCGGTTGCTCGGCTGCCAGTCGGTCAGCACATACGGGCCGTTACCGACGAAGTTGCCAGGCCGGGTCCAGTCGGCGCCGAATTTGGCGACGGTCTCACGATTGACCGGGACCATGGCCGGCATGGCGGTCAGTTGCGGGAAGAAGGCGGCGGGCACTTCGGTGGTGACTTCGAGCGTGTACGGATCGACGGCGCGCACAGCGAGGCTCGAGAGCGGCGCCTTGCCGGCGAGGATCGCCTTGGCGTTCTTCACGAACTCGAGCAGTATCGTGTATTTCGAACCTGTCTTCGGATCGAGCACGCGTTGCCATGCATAGACGAAATCAGCCGCCGTGACTGGCTGGCCGTTGCTCCAGCGTGCGTCGTGACGCAGCTTGAAAACCCACGTAGTCGGACCGGTGCGCGTCCACGATTGCGCGACGCCCGGCACGATCGCGCCGGCCGCGTC
This genomic stretch from Paraburkholderia caffeinilytica harbors:
- a CDS encoding ABC transporter permease subunit: MLAYTLRRTLWAIPTILAVITACYLLLHLTPGGPFDTEKHLSAAVLANLNAKYHLDEPLWLQYLHYLGSLLHGDLGPSFRYADWSVNDLVWKALPVSLGVGGVSVPIALVIGVTLGTLAAVRRDRFIDHFVMVLGNIGNVVPPFVLGPVLVWVFAILLKTSEGHGWLPAGGWGEGEWRYRVLPIVLLVIINVAGIARVMRGSMIEVLSGNFIRTARAKGLPGRTIVLRHAMKPALMPVVSLLGSICISSITAAVVTESVFALPGLGQLVVNGAINRDYTLVLGLVVLTTAVAVLFNLLVDLAYAWLDPRIRY
- a CDS encoding peptide ABC transporter substrate-binding protein; this translates as MKTPLAYATALTALVLTFQPSAFAVTVPAGVTLAASQEMTRQVPSETESLDPAHIESWTGDTIALDMFEGLTRIDAAGAIVPGVAQSWTRTGPTTWVFKLRHDARWSNGQPVTAADFVYAWQRVLDPKTGSKYTILLEFVKNAKAILAGKAPLSSLAVRAVDPYTLEVTTEVPAAFFPQLTAMPAMVPVNRETVAKFGADWTRPGNFVGNGPYVLTDWQPSNRLVASKSSTYWNAAKVVITKVTYLPIENDETAMRMYQAGQFDYTYSIPSGIYAQVSRQFGSELKTGLQIATYYYSLNNDDPAFKDKRVRQALAMVLDRDLLTKRLTADGEVPMYGLIAKGTEGANVFTPEWASWPMAKRVDYARNLLKAAGYSDAKPLTFTLTYNTNDLHKKVALFATSEWRTKLGVTARLENVEYKVLLKQRHDGKVQASRDGWFVDYNDANSFFDLIRCNSVQNDQRYCNPQVDKLVDEGNQQLDDAKRTALLTQAHDLAMNDYPLVSLFQYSADRLVKPYVGGYTSTNYVDQRATQDMYLIKH